One genomic segment of Vibrio nitrifigilis includes these proteins:
- the nifD gene encoding nitrogenase molybdenum-iron protein alpha chain has translation MDMNKEQMQALVDEVLEVYPDVAREERAKHIVVNDESQDSSKCISSNRKATPGTMTIRGCAYAGSKGVVWGPVKDMIHISHGPIGCGQYSRAGRRNYYKGTTGVDSFCTMDFTTDFQERDIVFGGDKKLAGAIEEIEQLFPLSKGLSVQSECPVGLIGDDIEAVAKTQSAAIGKKIVPVRCEGFRGVSQSLGHHIANDTIRDYVLNDADEKEFETTDYDVAIIGDYNIGGDAWSSRIILEDMGLRVVAQWSGDGTLPEMEHTPKVKLNLVHCYRSMNYIVRYMEEKHGIPWVEYNLFGPTKIMESMRKIASYFDEKIQKQTEEVIARYSEQWDAVIAKYRPRLENKKVMLYVGGLRPRHVIGAYEDLGMDIVGAGYEFAHNDDYQKTTPMIKDATLLFDDAATYELEEFVKALQPDLIGSGVKEKYVFHKMGYPFRQMHSWDYSGPYHGVDGFAIFARDMDMTINNPCWSNIKAPWLDNSAASDNEPMAKSA, from the coding sequence ATGGATATGAATAAAGAGCAAATGCAGGCTTTGGTCGATGAGGTGTTAGAAGTCTATCCAGACGTGGCGCGTGAAGAACGCGCCAAACACATCGTCGTTAATGATGAGAGCCAAGACAGTAGTAAATGTATCAGCTCCAACCGTAAAGCAACCCCAGGCACAATGACCATCCGTGGTTGTGCTTATGCGGGTTCAAAAGGGGTGGTATGGGGACCTGTGAAAGATATGATTCACATTTCTCATGGCCCTATTGGTTGTGGTCAATACTCTCGTGCTGGACGTCGTAACTATTACAAAGGCACAACAGGTGTTGATAGCTTTTGTACTATGGACTTCACTACCGATTTCCAAGAACGCGATATCGTGTTTGGTGGTGATAAAAAACTGGCTGGTGCTATTGAAGAAATTGAACAATTGTTCCCTCTTTCAAAAGGCCTATCAGTTCAGTCTGAATGTCCAGTTGGTTTGATTGGGGACGATATCGAAGCCGTAGCAAAAACACAAAGTGCAGCGATTGGTAAGAAAATCGTGCCTGTACGTTGTGAAGGTTTCCGTGGCGTATCTCAATCTCTAGGTCACCATATTGCCAACGATACTATTCGCGACTACGTGCTCAATGATGCCGATGAAAAAGAGTTTGAAACCACAGATTACGATGTTGCCATTATTGGTGACTACAACATCGGTGGTGACGCTTGGTCTTCACGCATTATCTTAGAAGATATGGGTTTACGCGTTGTTGCACAATGGTCTGGTGACGGCACATTGCCTGAAATGGAACACACACCAAAAGTGAAATTGAACCTAGTTCACTGCTATCGTTCAATGAACTATATCGTGCGTTACATGGAAGAAAAACATGGGATTCCATGGGTGGAATATAACTTATTTGGCCCAACGAAGATCATGGAATCTATGCGCAAAATCGCATCTTATTTTGATGAAAAAATTCAAAAACAAACCGAAGAAGTCATTGCTCGTTATAGCGAACAATGGGATGCCGTGATTGCTAAATATCGTCCTCGTTTAGAAAACAAAAAGGTCATGTTGTACGTTGGTGGCTTACGTCCTCGTCACGTGATTGGTGCGTACGAAGATCTAGGTATGGATATTGTGGGTGCTGGTTATGAATTTGCTCACAATGATGACTACCAAAAAACCACCCCAATGATCAAAGATGCCACTTTGTTATTTGATGATGCCGCAACCTATGAATTGGAAGAATTCGTTAAAGCACTACAACCTGATTTGATTGGTTCTGGTGTGAAAGAAAAATACGTTTTCCACAAAATGGGTTACCCATTCCGTCAAATGCACAGTTGGGACTACTCTGGCCCATACCACGGTGTTGATGGCTTTGCCATTTTTGCCCGCGACATGGACATGACGATTAACAACCCATGCTGGAGCAACATAAAAGCTCCATGGCTGGATAATTCGGCAGCATCTGATAATGAACCAATGGCTAAATCAGCATAA
- the nifK gene encoding nitrogenase molybdenum-iron protein subunit beta: MTQNVDDIKAGYQLFQQDEYQTLMEGKREAFEKAPDAAKVKEVFEWTTTEEYQELNFNRKHITIDPAKACQPLGSVLCALGFEKTLPYVHGSQGCVAYFRTYFNRHFKEPVACVSDSMTEDAAVFGGQKNMSEGLENAYALYKPEAIAVSTTCMAEVIGDDLNAFINNAKKDGHVPQELITPSAHTPSFVGSHVTGWDNMFEGILRYVTLDPSGEYNPGTTDKINIVPGFETYLGNYRVIQRMLDEMGVEYNYLCDPSEVLDTPADGEFRLYSGGTSYDKVREAPKAKATLLLQPTQLVKTKKFIDNTWKQDTPKIDIPMGLEWTDNFLMKVSELTGKAIPESLTKERGRLVDMMTDSHTWLHGVTVSLFGDPDYLLGMCKFLTELGCEIKHVLCNNGAKRWRKQLEAQLKETPYGENATVYMGKDLWHLRSLMFTDKPDLLIGNSYGKFIQRDTKAKGDEFEVPLVRIGFPIFDRHHLHRYTTLGYEGAMYMLTTIVNEVLEKLDRETIEMNKTDLGFDLVR; encoded by the coding sequence ATGACTCAAAATGTAGATGATATTAAAGCGGGCTATCAGTTATTCCAACAAGATGAGTATCAAACACTCATGGAAGGAAAACGCGAAGCATTTGAAAAAGCGCCTGATGCCGCCAAGGTAAAAGAGGTCTTCGAGTGGACGACCACCGAAGAATATCAAGAACTTAACTTCAATCGTAAACATATTACGATTGACCCGGCGAAAGCATGTCAGCCTCTAGGTTCAGTATTATGTGCGCTTGGTTTTGAAAAAACCTTACCGTATGTACACGGCTCTCAAGGATGTGTTGCTTATTTCCGTACGTATTTTAACCGTCATTTCAAAGAGCCTGTCGCTTGTGTTTCTGACTCTATGACAGAAGATGCAGCGGTATTTGGTGGTCAGAAAAATATGAGTGAAGGTTTGGAAAATGCGTATGCATTGTACAAGCCCGAAGCGATTGCGGTATCGACGACTTGTATGGCAGAGGTTATCGGTGACGACTTGAATGCGTTTATCAATAACGCGAAAAAAGACGGCCATGTTCCTCAAGAATTGATAACACCAAGTGCGCATACACCAAGCTTTGTGGGAAGTCATGTGACTGGCTGGGACAATATGTTTGAAGGTATCTTGCGTTATGTCACCCTTGATCCAAGCGGCGAATATAACCCAGGTACTACCGATAAAATTAATATCGTACCCGGATTCGAAACTTACCTTGGTAACTATCGCGTTATTCAACGCATGTTAGATGAAATGGGCGTGGAATATAACTATCTGTGTGATCCTTCTGAAGTATTGGATACTCCTGCTGATGGTGAATTCCGCTTATATTCTGGTGGTACCTCTTACGATAAAGTCCGTGAAGCACCAAAAGCGAAAGCGACTTTGCTGCTACAACCGACTCAGTTAGTGAAAACCAAAAAATTCATTGATAACACTTGGAAGCAAGATACACCAAAAATTGATATTCCAATGGGACTTGAATGGACTGATAACTTTCTAATGAAAGTGTCAGAACTGACTGGTAAAGCCATCCCTGAGTCATTAACCAAAGAGCGTGGCCGTTTAGTCGATATGATGACTGACTCGCATACTTGGTTACATGGAGTGACAGTGTCACTATTTGGTGACCCAGATTACTTATTGGGTATGTGTAAGTTTTTGACTGAACTTGGTTGTGAAATTAAACATGTCTTGTGTAACAACGGCGCAAAACGTTGGCGCAAACAGCTCGAAGCACAGTTAAAAGAAACCCCTTATGGTGAAAATGCAACTGTGTATATGGGTAAGGACTTGTGGCATTTACGTTCATTAATGTTCACTGATAAACCAGATCTACTGATCGGTAACTCTTACGGTAAATTCATCCAACGTGATACCAAAGCAAAAGGAGACGAATTCGAAGTGCCATTAGTTCGTATCGGCTTCCCAATCTTTGACCGTCACCACCTACACCGTTACACCACATTAGGTTATGAAGGTGCGATGTATATGTTGACCACTATCGTTAACGAAGTTCTGGAAAAATTAGACCGTGAAACGATTGAAATGAACAAAACTGACCTTGGTTTCGACTTGGTTCGTTAA
- the nifT gene encoding putative nitrogen fixation protein NifT, protein MANVMIQYNEEGDLCLYIAKKDLEVNITELEFDDEMKWGGQIHLSSGAIYHIDPIPKPKLPISVRAKRLQAA, encoded by the coding sequence ATGGCGAATGTCATGATTCAATACAATGAAGAAGGCGATCTATGCCTTTACATTGCCAAAAAAGATTTAGAAGTAAACATCACTGAGTTGGAATTTGATGATGAAATGAAGTGGGGTGGGCAAATTCACCTCTCCAGCGGTGCCATTTATCATATCGATCCCATTCCCAAGCCCAAACTTCCCATCTCTGTCAGGGCAAAACGTTTACAAGCAGCATAA
- a CDS encoding NifB/NifX family molybdenum-iron cluster-binding protein: MDTLTEQAALRVAMAVKSLPNVNVRSLLGLLIQHLGEPLSEEKLMGLSAQAFHLMINSLGSDASRKDITSALNTLTDPSLSQVGVPTVKVTQPLAGPKLRVALTSNQGEMINGHYGSCMRVLIYEVNDFAYQLVDVRPIDAGLKGEDRALFLLSKIKDCQILFTLSIGGPAAARVTRANIHPIKRAVPQSADDALTELSTVIRQSPPPWLQKCMGIYHPKNLVDADVA; encoded by the coding sequence ATGGACACACTCACTGAACAAGCGGCATTGCGAGTCGCAATGGCCGTGAAGTCACTACCTAATGTTAATGTTCGCTCATTACTTGGTTTACTTATTCAACATCTTGGCGAACCGCTTAGCGAAGAAAAACTGATGGGATTGTCAGCACAGGCGTTTCATCTCATGATCAATTCATTAGGTAGTGATGCTAGTCGAAAAGACATTACTAGTGCGTTAAATACGTTAACCGATCCATCGTTGAGTCAAGTTGGAGTTCCAACCGTTAAGGTGACCCAACCTTTGGCTGGGCCTAAGTTACGTGTGGCGCTTACCTCGAATCAAGGGGAAATGATCAATGGCCATTATGGCTCATGTATGCGCGTGCTGATTTATGAAGTCAACGACTTTGCATATCAATTGGTCGATGTTCGCCCTATTGATGCTGGGTTAAAAGGTGAAGATAGAGCATTGTTTTTACTAAGTAAAATTAAAGACTGCCAAATTTTATTCACTCTTTCAATCGGTGGCCCTGCTGCTGCACGCGTCACTCGTGCCAATATTCATCCGATTAAACGAGCGGTGCCACAATCGGCAGATGATGCACTCACCGAACTATCGACGGTGATTCGTCAATCACCACCACCTTGGTTGCAAAAATGCATGGGGATCTATCACCCCAAAAATTTAGTGGATGCCGATGTCGCGTGA
- a CDS encoding DUF6129 family protein, whose translation METNSTNRALLDETQLGDIGTKLDEVVNRQVDWLALIQQQYPQLRFTVCSEDDTGCHEPFHSYDQFDLHLVSHSLSGCSSLTQDVNHCTGLVIALHEE comes from the coding sequence ATGGAAACGAATTCAACCAATCGAGCACTGTTAGATGAAACGCAATTGGGAGATATTGGTACTAAGTTGGATGAAGTGGTTAATCGTCAAGTTGATTGGTTAGCCTTGATCCAGCAGCAATATCCTCAATTACGTTTTACGGTGTGCTCAGAAGATGATACGGGATGTCATGAACCATTTCATAGTTATGACCAATTTGATTTGCACCTGGTCTCTCATTCACTGAGTGGGTGCAGTTCATTAACCCAAGATGTTAACCACTGTACTGGTCTTGTTATTGCGCTTCACGAAGAGTGA
- the nifE gene encoding nitrogenase iron-molybdenum cofactor biosynthesis protein NifE, whose translation MKQSEIKLLQDEPACEHNKGNKSGCSRPKPGATAGGCSFDGAQISLLPIADVGHIIHGPIACAGNSWDNRGTRAVGSDLFRYGFTTDLNEQDVIMGRAEKRLLHAIKQLITEYHPPAVFVYMTCVPALEGNDVQAICEVAQERWHIPVIAVDAAGFYGNKNLGNRIAGHVMVEKVVGTAEPPAKPLMKHDPSRHVHDIVLIGEYNIAGEFWHVSRLFEQLGIRVLCCLAGDTLFHEIQTMHRADAAMVVCARAQVNVARRLEEKWGIPWFEGSFYGIEDTSTALRTFAKLLNDPKLVEETEALIEREEARVRAAFAPYKARLEGKRALLYTGGVKSWSVISALKDLGMECIATGTKKSTQSDKKRIIDIMGQDAKMLDEGGARLLIDTYHQYHADVMIAGGRNMYTALKARLPFLHINQEREHAYAGYEGMIRLALELCRTLEAPIWQMANTKAPWIESATSRSSDKALSDDKKLTSNLIK comes from the coding sequence ATGAAACAATCAGAAATAAAATTACTGCAAGATGAACCCGCTTGTGAACATAACAAAGGGAATAAAAGCGGTTGTAGCCGCCCTAAACCCGGTGCGACAGCGGGTGGCTGTAGCTTTGATGGCGCGCAAATCAGCCTATTACCTATCGCTGATGTTGGTCATATTATCCATGGTCCTATCGCCTGTGCGGGAAACAGTTGGGATAACCGTGGTACGCGTGCGGTAGGCAGCGATTTGTTTCGTTATGGCTTTACTACCGATTTAAATGAACAAGACGTGATCATGGGGCGGGCAGAAAAACGCCTGTTACATGCAATTAAGCAGTTGATTACTGAATATCATCCGCCCGCAGTATTTGTGTATATGACCTGTGTACCAGCATTAGAAGGCAATGACGTGCAGGCGATTTGCGAAGTAGCACAAGAGCGTTGGCATATTCCCGTTATCGCAGTCGATGCGGCAGGTTTTTATGGTAATAAAAACCTTGGGAACCGAATTGCAGGCCATGTGATGGTGGAAAAAGTGGTAGGCACGGCTGAGCCACCAGCCAAACCCTTGATGAAACATGACCCATCGCGCCACGTACACGATATTGTGCTGATTGGTGAGTACAACATTGCTGGTGAGTTTTGGCATGTATCGCGCCTCTTTGAACAGTTAGGCATTCGCGTGCTGTGTTGCCTTGCTGGCGACACCTTATTTCATGAAATTCAAACCATGCATCGCGCCGATGCGGCGATGGTGGTTTGCGCGCGGGCGCAAGTCAATGTGGCGCGCCGATTAGAAGAAAAATGGGGCATTCCTTGGTTTGAAGGGAGCTTTTATGGCATTGAAGATACGTCTACGGCTTTACGTACCTTTGCTAAATTGCTCAATGATCCCAAGTTGGTCGAAGAAACTGAAGCTTTGATTGAGCGTGAAGAAGCCCGAGTGCGTGCGGCATTTGCACCGTATAAAGCGCGATTGGAAGGCAAACGAGCGTTACTTTATACCGGGGGCGTGAAATCGTGGTCGGTGATTTCTGCCCTGAAAGATCTCGGTATGGAATGTATAGCGACAGGGACAAAAAAATCCACTCAATCGGATAAAAAACGCATTATCGATATCATGGGCCAAGATGCCAAAATGCTTGATGAGGGTGGGGCTCGCTTACTGATTGATACCTATCATCAATACCATGCCGACGTGATGATTGCAGGCGGCCGTAATATGTACACCGCACTAAAAGCCCGCTTGCCATTTCTGCACATTAACCAAGAACGTGAACACGCCTATGCCGGCTACGAAGGCATGATACGTTTGGCTTTGGAGTTGTGCCGTACTTTAGAAGCGCCAATCTGGCAGATGGCCAATACCAAAGCGCCCTGGATTGAATCTGCTACTTCTCGCAGCAGCGACAAAGCGTTATCTGACGACAAAAAACTCACCTCTAATTTGATTAAATAA